The Chryseobacterium sp. LJ668 genome segment AACCTCATCCTCAATCTCATTATTAATACCTCAAAACTCATAACCGCTCAAACCTTCTCATTATGAATTTGTTAATTAATAAAACTTTTTATGGTTAATTCATTAAAAATCACTAATTTCGCACCCGTAAAAATCATTCATGCAAAACATTAGAAATATTGCGATTATCGCACACGTTGACCACGGTAAGACTACTTTGGTTGATAAAATAATCCACGCAACAAGCGTCTTTAGAGACAATCAGGAATCTGGAGATTTAATAATGGATAATAACGATCTGGAGAGAGAGCGTGGTATCACTATTTTATCAAAAAATATTTCTGTAATGTACCACGGTACAAAAATAAATGTTATTGATACACCTGGTCACGCCGATTTCGGTGGTGAAGTAGAGCGTGTTTTAAAAATGGCAGATGGTGTACTTTTATTGGTAGATGCTTTTGAAGGACCAATGCCACAGACAAGATTCGTATTGCAGAAAGCTTTGGAATTAGGTTTAAGACCGGTTGTGGTGATCAATAAGGTAGATAAGCCAAACTGTCGTCCGGATGAAGTTCATGACAAAGTTTTTGACTTATTTTATAACCTGAATGCTACCGAAGAACAATTGGATTTCCCAACATTCTACGGTTCTTCAAAACAGGGTTGGTTCAATACTTCATTAGAACAAACTGACAATATTTTCCCTTTATTAGACGGGATTTTAGAACACGTTCCGGCTCCTGAAGCTAAAGAAGGTCCATTGAGAATGCAGATCGTATCTTTAGATTTCTCTTCTTTCTTGGGAAGAATTGCTATTGGTAAAGTGATTCAGGGTTCTGTAAGTGAATCACAATGGATCGGCCTTGCACAGGAAGATGGTAAAATCGTAAAAGGTAAAGTAAAAGAATTATACGTTTTCGAAGGTTTAGGTAAGAAAAAAGTTACTGAAGTGAAAGCCGGAGATATTTGTGCAATTGTTGGTTTTGATAAATTCCAGATTGGTGATTCATTCGTTGATTTAGAAAATCCGGATCCATTGCCAAGAACTGCAATTGATGAGCCAACGCTGAATATGACGTTCTCAATCAACAACTCTCCTTTCTTTGGAAAAGACGGTAAATTTGTAACTTCAAATCACCTGAAAGAAAGATTGATGCGTGAGTTGGAGAAAAACTTGGCATTAAGAGTTGAACCAACTGAAGATGCTAACACATTCTTGGTTTTCGGTAGAGGTATTCTTCACTTGTCAGTTTTGATCGAAACAATGAGAAGAGAAGGGTACGAAATGACGATCGGTCAGCCACAGGTTATCCTGAAAGAAATTGATGGGGTGAAATGTGAGCCTTACGAAAGTATGGTGGTAGATGTTCCTGAAGAATTTGCTTCAAAGGTAATCGACTTGGCGACACAGAGAAAAGGTGACCTTCACATTATGGAAACTAAAGGTGAAATGCAACACCTGGAATTCGAAATTCCTTCAAGAGGTTTGATCGGATTGCGTTCTCAGATGTTGACGGCTACTGCTGGTGAAGCGATTATGGCACACCGTTTTGTAGATTATAAGCCTTTCAAAGGAGCAATTCCTGGAAGATCTGTTGGGGTTTTGATCAGCAAATCTCAAGGTCCTGCAACTGAATATTCTATTGCTAAATTACAGGATAGAGGTAAGTT includes the following:
- the typA gene encoding translational GTPase TypA, whose amino-acid sequence is MQNIRNIAIIAHVDHGKTTLVDKIIHATSVFRDNQESGDLIMDNNDLERERGITILSKNISVMYHGTKINVIDTPGHADFGGEVERVLKMADGVLLLVDAFEGPMPQTRFVLQKALELGLRPVVVINKVDKPNCRPDEVHDKVFDLFYNLNATEEQLDFPTFYGSSKQGWFNTSLEQTDNIFPLLDGILEHVPAPEAKEGPLRMQIVSLDFSSFLGRIAIGKVIQGSVSESQWIGLAQEDGKIVKGKVKELYVFEGLGKKKVTEVKAGDICAIVGFDKFQIGDSFVDLENPDPLPRTAIDEPTLNMTFSINNSPFFGKDGKFVTSNHLKERLMRELEKNLALRVEPTEDANTFLVFGRGILHLSVLIETMRREGYEMTIGQPQVILKEIDGVKCEPYESMVVDVPEEFASKVIDLATQRKGDLHIMETKGEMQHLEFEIPSRGLIGLRSQMLTATAGEAIMAHRFVDYKPFKGAIPGRSVGVLISKSQGPATEYSIAKLQDRGKFFVDPGEEIYAGMVIGEQNKPNDMVVNIVEAKQLNNIRAAGKDKDGNIAPKILFSLEECMEYIQGDEAIEVTPNFIRMRKKVLSEEERKRIERGAKA